The genomic window CCTACAAATTCCAAAAGGAAACTAATTTCATTTGGTAACCATAAGGTGGGAGCTCAAATTGTTATTAGAAACGCCTATAACTCAAACCATAGAATAAATACAAATTTTCAGTTATATTAAATATCCTTTATTAATGCATTATCCAAGTTTAAAATacacccctaaaaactatatatactgtatatagttatattgtaCAAATAGGAAAAAGTGTCAGAAAAATTACAGAAATAATTAGGTTTTTAGTAACATGATTCAAAACAAATCTATTAACTGAACACTGGTCCGTTGTAATAATGAGTAATAATATAGGGAAGCAATTCAAGGTGAGGGACAATAATGAAGGGAAGTACCAATTAAAATACAAATTACAAAAGTGGAATTGCAAAGCATTAGCTGCAGTACTATGATAATAAATATGGCACAAGCAGGTAGGTacaaaaatccaaagcactcaccGGATCAAGTGCTTTGATCAAGTGATCCggtgagtgctttggatttttgtACCTATTTTGTACCAATTTAGCCTGCTACAGCGCTTCTTCTTCTGCCTGATGATAATAAATATATTGCACAATAAAGCAGCACTGGCAACAAATAAAGTAAATAACCCTGCATGTCCAACACCGCAAACCCCATTACCCATGCAACAAACAGGAATCAACCGCCCCGTTTACCATGTGCGCCTCTACACACGTTTCGCTTGCTCGCTTTATCAAGAGGCCTCTTGATAAAGCGAGCAAGTGAGCCGTGCGTGTATTTTAAAGTTGGGTAATGCATTAATAAAAGATATTTAATATaactgaaaatttttatttatctatGATGAGAGTTATAAATGTTTCTAATATTTTCAATGTTGTTTACCCTGCCAAAAAGAAGCTCTTGTGATGGTTTTATAACATCACACTCAAAAATGaggactatatactgtactatatatcaaGTAATTTTGTATTTTAGGATTAGTAGTTTAATGCCATTATATTCAATTATATTAATACTTATTTATAATTACTGTTGAAGTTgacttaaaaaaatgtaatgacaATCTGGTATCATGGGAAGAATATGGTCAAGTTAGAAGTTAGAATCAAGTAAAACACTATGCCAGTTGGCAGTATCTAAGGCTACCTTTGGGATTTCACGAGAGCTTGCAGAGAAGGCAGATTTGACTTTGGCTGCTAAGGATGCAAGTTTTGTCCATGGAGGCGGGTGACAGACTCATGGTACCAGGAAGACAAGGTTGCAAACAAACCAAGATACCCAGGACTGTGTTGTTTGTGTAAGGATAAAAACAATACCAGCAATGGTATCTTCACTATGATATCGTAACAAATTCCTGATTGCCATGTTTATCTGAAGCAgtaccatctcccccccccaaaaaaaaaaaaaaaaaaaaaagaaacataggaAAATAAATACTAAGCCTTATTAGTCTATTCTCTTACTGTAGGAACATTCTTTAAACTCTGCTAGTCCTGCCCCGGTCTACACAGCAAAGTTTAAAAAGTAAACTGGAAACAACAGGTATCTTCAGCTTATTATGCCTTGTAAAGTGTGAAAGAAGAATTCAAAGTAGATAGTCAAATAAAATCAAGAAACAAGGAAAGCAAAAAGTTTGtaataaaaacataaatttaACTATATGTGATTTTCTTATGTTACAGACCATTTACATCCATGATCAGGAGAAGAATACATATGCAAATTAAGCAAAAAGTAGAGTTTTACAGTTACTCACCTGTACAGAACCGTTAGCCACTTTTAGAGTTTCACTTCCAAGTCCAGAATCATCGGCATCAATAAGATTTTCCACAGGAACATTCTGATTTGGTGTCATATAGGCAAAGTCATTCTCAGTAGAGTCCAATGCCACACATACATTGTATGAGTAGGGAAGGGTTAATGTTCCATTTATATTCTGACTTAACATTCTAGGATCAACTGGTGGATACAGATTAGAACTTAGAGCTCCAAGCATTGGAAGTGGTTTGGATTTTTTATACTTTGATATAATGACCAACAAAACAGTTATAATAAATAGTAAGGAAATGACAGCGAGTCCGATCACTAAGTATAGCTGTAGATTAGATTGCTGTTCTTCCTCAGTGACTTTATTCTGAAATTTTGGGGCCACTTGTTGGAAATTATTTCCAATAACAAGATTAATGGTGACGGAAGATGAAAGACAGGGGTCTCCACTATCCTTCACTATCACTGTGACCTTATGGTTTAATGTATCCTTCTCTTGAAAGATTCGGGATGTCCTTATTTCACCAGTGTGCTGGCTGATTGTAAAGTATGGTGACTCCAATACTGGCCGACAATGATAAGATAGCAAAGCATTATGTCCAGCATCAGCATCCACTGCCACCACCTTGGTTACCAAAGATCCTGGCTCTGAGGAGAAAGGGACCATCTCAAACATAGTTGATCCATCACTTTCTGCAGATGGATACAAGATTTGGGGGGCATTGTCATTCTGATCCACTATACGGATTGTTAGTGTTGTATTGCTGCTCAATGACGGAGACCCATTGTCTCTTGCTGACACTTGTATTAGAAACTCATTCTGTTGCTCATAATCAAATGATCTCTGAGCGTAGAGAACTCCAGTCTCTATATTTATGGACAGGTAAGCCGTCACTGGAAGATCTGTATCCACATTGGAAATGGAATAAATTATTTTAGCGTTGTCTCCGGTGTCCAGATCAATGGCCTGGATACTGTATATTGAGGCTCCTGGTAAATTGTTCTCTTGTACATAAGCAAAATATTTTGATTTCTTAAACAATGGCGGGTTATCATTAACATCTGAAATATCCAAGGTGATTGTTCTTCTACTGGAAAGTGGAGGAGATCCTCTGTCAGTGGCTAAAATGGTGATATTGTAGGAAGATGCTTTTTCTCTGTCCAATGGACCAGCAGTGATGACTCTATAATAACCGGCAGATGATATTAAATTAAATGGAACATCACCTATAAGTTTACAGTCCACTTCTCCATTTACCCCAGAATCCTGATCATTGACTTTAAtcagtacgattatcgttccaggTGCAGCGTCCTCAGGAATAGGAGTAGAGAATGAGGTGATAGATATGTCAGGAGCATTGTCATTCTCATCTATTACCTCTATTAATACTTTACAATGAGCTACAAGGCCTCCACCATCATTTGCCTGAACCGATAATTCATAGTTTTGCATCACTTCAAAGTCCAATTTACTATGTGTTTTAAAGTCCCCGGTCACAGGGTTGATGCTGAATGTTCCCGTATGATGGAC from Dendropsophus ebraccatus isolate aDenEbr1 chromosome 1, aDenEbr1.pat, whole genome shotgun sequence includes these protein-coding regions:
- the LOC138791883 gene encoding protocadherin gamma-B1-like isoform X24 — translated: MTEKKLVPKIHKGLRWQVTISILFSWLCHSVSGQIHYSIVEEMRKDSVIANIADDLGLDIKQLSSRKLRIVSDVSERYFYISLDNGNLYIKDRIDRETLCGAAASCILVFDALTENPLNVFSVKIEIQDINDNSPAFYPDVFSIGTIELTSAGTRFALRAAEDPDTGSNSVQSYKLSDNQYFTLSEDTNPDGSTFLELVLEKPLDRETQSLHELILTAMDGGKPMRSGTALIRIIVTDVNDNFPIFTQSVYKVSVNENTPVNTTILTVNSTDKDEGVNGQVTYSFSKTSGNVHHTGTFSINPVTGDFKTHSKLDFEVMQNYELSVQANDGGGLVAHCKVLIEVIDENDNAPDISITSFSTPIPEDAAPGTIIVLIKVNDQDSGVNGEVDCKLIGDVPFNLISSAGYYRVITAGPLDREKASSYNITILATDRGSPPLSSRRTITLDISDVNDNPPLFKKSKYFAYVQENNLPGASIYSIQAIDLDTGDNAKIIYSISNVDTDLPVTAYLSINIETGVLYAQRSFDYEQQNEFLIQVSARDNGSPSLSSNTTLTIRIVDQNDNAPQILYPSAESDGSTMFEMVPFSSEPGSLVTKVVAVDADAGHNALLSYHCRPVLESPYFTISQHTGEIRTSRIFQEKDTLNHKVTVIVKDSGDPCLSSSVTINLVIGNNFQQVAPKFQNKVTEEEQQSNLQLYLVIGLAVISLLFIITVLLVIISKYKKSKPLPMLGALSSNLYPPVDPRMLSQNINGTLTLPYSYNVCVALDSTENDFAYMTPNQNVPVENLIDADDSGLGSETLKVANGSVQQGQPNTDWRFTQTQRPGPSGTQQPTEEAGVWPNNQFETERLQAMILASANEAAEGSSAMGGGTGTMGLSARYGPQFTLQHVPDYRQNIYIPGTTSTLTNAAGKRDGKAGAPSGNKKKSGKKEKK